One Glycocaulis abyssi DNA window includes the following coding sequences:
- the chpT gene encoding histidine phosphotransferase ChpT, whose protein sequence is MSTQNTPSATELAALLCARLCHDLVSPVSALGAALSVLDDENAADMRDDAIELIRTGANQAHAKLEYVRLAFGAGGSRPGSIDTSELKRLAEAMFASAKPELVWKVQAAGLDKPAARVLLNLVWLAVDNVPRGGTVTVEASASEGGDSRLRIVAAGPRARIDPSYIEALAGRAGEDGYDGRSIQPYYAGLVARENGGRVEARVEEERIEYIALLAPQAKAEAA, encoded by the coding sequence ATGAGCACGCAAAACACACCCTCCGCCACCGAGCTTGCCGCGCTTTTGTGCGCCCGGCTCTGCCATGATCTTGTCAGCCCTGTGTCCGCGCTCGGCGCGGCCCTGTCGGTGCTGGATGATGAAAACGCCGCCGACATGCGCGATGATGCCATCGAGCTGATCCGCACCGGCGCCAATCAGGCGCATGCCAAGCTGGAATATGTGCGTCTGGCCTTCGGGGCAGGGGGGTCCCGCCCCGGCAGCATCGATACCAGCGAGCTCAAACGCCTGGCCGAGGCGATGTTTGCCAGCGCCAAGCCGGAGCTGGTGTGGAAGGTGCAGGCGGCGGGCCTGGACAAGCCGGCCGCGCGCGTGCTGCTCAATCTGGTCTGGCTGGCGGTGGATAATGTCCCGCGCGGCGGCACCGTCACGGTCGAGGCATCGGCCAGCGAGGGCGGCGATAGCCGTCTGCGCATCGTCGCCGCCGGACCGCGCGCACGCATTGACCCCAGCTATATCGAGGCGCTGGCAGGCCGGGCAGGCGAGGACGGCTATGATGGCCGCTCCATCCAGCCCTATTATGCCGGGCTGGTCGCGCGTGAAAATGGCGGCCGGGTGGAGGCCCGCGTGGAAGAAGAGCGCATTGAATACATCGCTCTGCTCGCCCCGCAGGCCAAGGCCGAAGCGGCGTAA
- a CDS encoding peptidoglycan DD-metalloendopeptidase family protein — protein sequence MSGFDVRLADAHRSRALVFFATLTMALLLVAAILISRTMTGSSASAAAPDLDQLDPAGAALMAEAAETAPTLDDMVMAEHAVFANCIDCPVLMAAEVTVRSGQTFASVLAEAGASRIDAARAIAALDPVYPARSLRAGQTLNLFFERSPLQNISADEDDGLTLTGISFRPDSERTLTVARSADGQYRTREAVMTVEREIVRARGEISSSLYAAALDAGATDRIVTDMALVLGHAVDFRTIRYGDTFDIVFERYTNRAGEVIRTGRILYMTFEGRGRPLEYFRYEAPDGDIGYYTAEGESAARLLMKMPINGARISSQFGMRFHPIRRTNRPHNGTDFAAPTGTPIYAAGNGTVERADWFGTFGNYIRLRHSNGYQTVYAHLNGFARGIRAGTRVTQGQTIGYVGTTGASTGPHLHYEVHLNGRPLNPMSLDLPTGRRLEADELGIFNTERDRIIALRDQARPAAEEEPQPVLVAERGEERRASAGSGASARP from the coding sequence ATGTCCGGTTTTGACGTCCGCCTCGCTGACGCCCACCGCTCCCGTGCGCTGGTTTTCTTTGCCACGCTGACCATGGCCCTGCTGCTAGTGGCGGCCATACTCATCAGCCGGACCATGACAGGCAGTTCGGCCTCCGCGGCCGCCCCCGATCTGGACCAGCTTGATCCGGCAGGTGCGGCCCTCATGGCCGAAGCTGCTGAAACTGCGCCCACGCTTGATGACATGGTGATGGCCGAACATGCCGTGTTCGCCAACTGCATTGATTGCCCGGTCCTGATGGCGGCGGAAGTGACCGTGCGTTCGGGCCAGACCTTTGCCAGCGTGCTGGCCGAGGCTGGTGCCAGCCGCATTGATGCCGCGCGCGCGATTGCCGCGCTGGACCCGGTCTATCCGGCCCGCTCGCTGCGCGCCGGCCAGACGCTCAATCTCTTTTTCGAGCGCAGCCCGCTACAGAATATTTCCGCTGACGAGGATGACGGCCTCACGCTGACCGGCATTTCCTTCCGTCCTGATAGTGAGCGCACGCTGACCGTGGCGCGCAGCGCTGACGGTCAGTACCGCACCCGCGAGGCGGTGATGACCGTGGAGCGCGAGATCGTGCGCGCGCGCGGCGAGATTTCCTCCAGCCTCTATGCGGCCGCGCTGGACGCTGGGGCCACCGACCGTATCGTCACCGACATGGCGCTCGTTCTGGGTCATGCGGTGGATTTTCGCACCATCCGCTATGGCGACACGTTCGACATCGTGTTCGAGCGCTATACCAACCGCGCAGGCGAGGTGATCCGCACCGGCCGCATCCTCTACATGACCTTCGAGGGGCGCGGGCGTCCGCTGGAGTATTTCCGCTATGAAGCGCCTGATGGCGATATCGGCTACTACACCGCCGAGGGCGAAAGCGCGGCCCGCCTGCTGATGAAAATGCCGATCAATGGCGCGCGCATCTCCAGCCAGTTCGGCATGCGCTTCCACCCGATCCGCCGCACCAACCGGCCTCATAACGGCACAGACTTCGCCGCCCCGACCGGCACCCCGATCTATGCGGCCGGCAACGGCACCGTGGAGCGCGCAGACTGGTTCGGTACGTTCGGCAACTATATCCGCCTGCGCCATTCCAACGGCTATCAGACCGTCTATGCCCATCTGAACGGATTTGCGCGCGGCATCCGTGCCGGCACGCGCGTCACGCAAGGCCAGACCATCGGCTATGTCGGCACGACGGGCGCCTCCACCGGCCCGCACCTGCACTATGAGGTGCATCTCAATGGCCGTCCGCTCAACCCGATGAGCCTGGACCTGCCGACGGGCCGCCGTCTGGAAGCGGATGAGCTGGGCATTTTCAACACCGAGCGTGACCGGATCATCGCCCTGCGCGATCAGGCCCGTCCCGCAGCTGAGGAAGAGCCCCAGCCCGTTCTGGTGGCCGAGCGTGGCGAGGAGCGCCGCGCCAGCGCCGGTTCAGGGGCGAGCGCCCGTCCGTAA
- the ubiG gene encoding bifunctional 2-polyprenyl-6-hydroxyphenol methylase/3-demethylubiquinol 3-O-methyltransferase UbiG: protein MAQTSSPETLSSPSIDPAEVEKFSAMAAEWWDPKSKFAPLHKFNPARLTWIRERLCAHFAREGREPLAGLELLDIGCGGGLVSEPMARLGARVTGVDAAEPNIKTALVHAREAGLEIDYRHGTAEQLLEAEGPGRFDVVLNLEVVEHVADPAQFLADCANLVKPGGIMIVGTINRTSRAFVTAIFGAEYVLGWLPRGTHRFARLVKPEEVEAALKSAGLAPETPVGVSYNPLKDSFFISSDAGVNYLMAATK, encoded by the coding sequence ATGGCCCAGACAAGTTCGCCTGAAACGCTGTCCAGCCCGTCCATCGATCCGGCGGAGGTGGAGAAGTTCTCGGCGATGGCTGCCGAGTGGTGGGATCCGAAATCGAAGTTCGCGCCCTTGCACAAATTCAATCCGGCGCGCCTCACCTGGATACGCGAGCGCCTGTGCGCCCATTTCGCCCGTGAGGGGCGCGAGCCGCTGGCGGGGCTTGAACTGCTCGATATCGGCTGCGGGGGAGGGCTCGTGTCCGAGCCGATGGCGCGCCTTGGCGCGCGCGTGACCGGCGTGGACGCCGCCGAGCCGAATATCAAGACGGCGCTGGTCCATGCGCGCGAGGCGGGGCTGGAGATCGACTACCGCCACGGCACGGCCGAGCAATTGCTGGAGGCCGAAGGGCCGGGCCGGTTTGATGTCGTGCTCAATCTGGAAGTGGTCGAGCATGTCGCCGATCCGGCGCAGTTCCTTGCCGATTGCGCGAACCTGGTGAAACCGGGCGGGATAATGATTGTCGGCACGATCAACCGCACCAGCCGCGCCTTCGTGACGGCGATTTTCGGCGCGGAATACGTGCTGGGCTGGCTGCCGCGCGGCACGCACCGCTTTGCCAGGCTGGTAAAGCCGGAGGAGGTGGAGGCGGCGCTGAAATCAGCCGGCCTTGCGCCTGAAACGCCCGTCGGCGTCAGCTATAATCCGCTCAAAGACAGCTTCTTCATCAGTTCAGATGCGGGCGTGAACTATCTGATGGCGGCCACGAAGTAG
- a CDS encoding helix-turn-helix domain-containing protein — MDAVFANAPVAPCGPASIGDILRQARLKHGWTLDSAAARTRIKRDYLEALEAMDPRGLPSRAYTIGYLRAYAGFLELNVTDVVDQFKLEVECDTGRAQPTAPKKKREFKLPKGVIGAVVILGSVLAATSWYGVHITRTGAFADAPDPASLLATPRPVVESSRAPDPAQIWAGLPTATAPEALVFTAISPVTLEVRDGSGRVLFAREMEAGASWRAPDEAGLEVSATDAGALRVRSGAQDIGVLGNSGQILESLPMDTFVRNWRAARAEGAPANGTGAGG, encoded by the coding sequence ATGGATGCAGTCTTCGCCAACGCGCCAGTGGCCCCATGCGGCCCGGCCAGTATCGGCGATATTTTGCGCCAGGCGCGCCTCAAACATGGCTGGACGCTCGATTCCGCCGCCGCACGCACCCGCATCAAACGCGATTATCTCGAAGCCCTCGAAGCGATGGATCCGCGCGGGCTGCCCTCACGCGCCTACACGATCGGTTATCTGCGCGCCTATGCCGGATTTCTCGAGCTGAACGTCACTGATGTGGTGGACCAGTTCAAGCTGGAGGTCGAATGCGATACCGGCCGCGCCCAGCCGACCGCCCCGAAGAAGAAACGCGAATTCAAACTGCCCAAGGGCGTTATCGGCGCCGTTGTCATTCTGGGCAGCGTGCTCGCCGCCACCAGCTGGTATGGCGTGCACATCACCCGCACAGGCGCGTTTGCCGATGCGCCTGACCCGGCCAGCCTGCTGGCCACGCCGCGCCCTGTGGTGGAATCCAGCCGCGCGCCTGATCCGGCCCAGATCTGGGCTGGTCTGCCGACCGCCACGGCACCTGAGGCGCTGGTCTTCACCGCCATATCGCCGGTGACGCTGGAAGTGCGCGACGGATCTGGCCGTGTCCTGTTTGCCCGCGAGATGGAGGCCGGAGCCTCCTGGCGCGCACCCGACGAGGCCGGGCTTGAAGTTTCCGCCACCGATGCGGGTGCGCTGCGTGTGCGCTCCGGCGCGCAGGATATCGGCGTGCTGGGCAATTCCGGACAGATACTGGAATCGCTTCCCATGGACACTTTCGTGCGCAACTGGCGCGCGGCGCGTGCCGAAGGCGCACCAGCAAACGGCACTGGCGCAGGCGGGTAG
- the ptsP gene encoding phosphoenolpyruvate--protein phosphotransferase, producing the protein MLDRTGLRGPRRLLQRIRDLMAQQDQAQARLDRLTRIIAEETGSDVCSIYLVLPSGALELSATHGLKAEAVHALRLARDEGLVGLVAQRARPISVEDAPAHPRFAYKPETGEEPFKSFVGVPVLRGGRLVGVLTAQSKSARPSTEEEIETLQTVAMLLAEIVASGELVRAEAFSDLELRASGPERYAGVALSPGITMGVAVVHEPHVNSARMIAEDAEAEEARLDAAVADLRRGLDELLESGRAPIGTPSRDVLEAYRMFAHDRGWTGQLREAVRSGLTAEAAVERVRNAHRARLMKAREAHFRERLHDLEDLANRLLRHLAGPEAVRAMADLPANAVLVARSIGPAELMELDRSRLAGLAIEEGSATSHAAIVAKALGIPMVGQVEGALDRVEDGDTLIIDGEFGVLHVRPGDEVLTAYAERMEGLSRANLAYAARRDEPAVTADGAGLELSMNAGLLIEMPRLGETGAAGVGLFRTEFQFMISHTLPRVSAQIEMYKAVLKAAEGRPVVFRTLDLGGDKVTRFIPELREPNPALGWRALRMGLDRPALTRYQLRALVRASAGQALKVLFPMVADIGELARARDLLYTELELARRHGHETPQSVETGLMIETPAVAFAPEPYLALCDFAAVGANDLMQYFFAADRQNPQVANRYDVLSPAPLALLRSVREACDAAGKPVSVCGELAGKPLEACVLAGLGYRRLSMSAGSIGPVKAALGECDAGRLGTWLAHHMAPGAPDADKSLREKLIAAAQEAGISSRLVDNRAAF; encoded by the coding sequence ATGCTGGACAGGACGGGCCTGCGCGGACCGCGCCGGCTCTTGCAGCGTATCCGCGATCTGATGGCCCAGCAGGATCAGGCGCAGGCGCGTCTTGACCGGCTGACGCGCATCATCGCGGAAGAAACCGGCTCGGATGTGTGCTCGATCTATCTGGTCCTGCCCAGCGGCGCGCTGGAGCTGTCGGCGACGCACGGCCTGAAGGCCGAGGCGGTTCACGCCTTGCGTCTGGCGCGCGATGAGGGGCTTGTGGGTCTCGTGGCCCAGCGCGCGCGGCCCATATCGGTGGAGGATGCGCCCGCCCACCCGCGCTTTGCCTATAAGCCCGAAACCGGCGAGGAACCGTTCAAGAGCTTTGTCGGCGTGCCGGTCCTGCGCGGGGGCCGTCTGGTAGGGGTGCTCACCGCCCAGTCCAAATCGGCGCGCCCCAGCACCGAAGAGGAAATCGAGACGCTGCAGACGGTCGCCATGCTGCTGGCCGAGATCGTGGCGTCGGGCGAGCTTGTCCGCGCCGAAGCCTTCTCCGATCTCGAACTGCGCGCATCCGGGCCGGAACGCTATGCCGGTGTTGCCCTGTCGCCGGGCATCACCATGGGCGTGGCGGTGGTTCACGAGCCGCACGTCAATTCCGCGCGCATGATCGCAGAGGACGCCGAGGCGGAGGAAGCACGTCTCGACGCGGCCGTGGCTGATCTGCGCCGGGGGCTCGATGAATTGCTGGAATCGGGGCGCGCGCCCATCGGCACGCCCTCGCGCGATGTGCTGGAAGCCTATCGCATGTTCGCCCATGACCGGGGCTGGACCGGCCAGCTGCGCGAGGCAGTCCGCTCCGGCCTGACTGCCGAGGCCGCCGTGGAGCGCGTGCGCAATGCCCACCGCGCCCGGCTGATGAAGGCGCGCGAGGCCCATTTCCGCGAGCGCCTGCATGATCTTGAAGACCTGGCCAACCGGCTGCTGCGCCATCTGGCCGGACCCGAAGCGGTACGCGCCATGGCCGATCTGCCGGCCAATGCGGTGCTTGTGGCCCGCTCGATAGGACCGGCCGAGCTGATGGAGCTGGACCGCTCGCGCCTGGCGGGGCTGGCCATTGAGGAAGGCTCTGCCACCAGCCATGCCGCCATCGTCGCCAAGGCGCTGGGCATTCCCATGGTCGGCCAGGTGGAAGGCGCGCTCGACCGGGTGGAAGACGGCGACACGCTGATAATTGATGGCGAGTTCGGCGTCCTGCATGTGCGCCCCGGTGATGAGGTGCTGACCGCCTATGCCGAGCGCATGGAGGGCCTCTCCCGCGCGAACCTCGCCTATGCGGCGCGGCGCGATGAACCGGCCGTGACTGCCGATGGCGCGGGGCTGGAATTGTCGATGAATGCCGGCCTGCTGATCGAGATGCCGCGCCTTGGCGAAACCGGCGCTGCCGGGGTGGGCCTCTTCCGCACCGAATTCCAGTTTATGATCTCCCACACCCTGCCGCGCGTCTCCGCCCAGATCGAGATGTACAAGGCGGTGCTCAAGGCGGCGGAGGGCAGGCCGGTCGTGTTCCGCACGCTGGATCTTGGCGGAGACAAGGTGACGCGCTTCATCCCGGAGCTGCGCGAGCCCAACCCGGCGCTCGGCTGGCGGGCGCTGCGCATGGGGCTCGACCGGCCTGCGCTCACCCGTTACCAGCTGCGCGCGCTGGTGCGGGCCAGTGCGGGGCAGGCGCTCAAAGTCCTGTTCCCGATGGTGGCCGATATTGGCGAGCTCGCCCGCGCGCGCGACCTTCTCTACACGGAGCTGGAACTGGCGCGCCGCCATGGCCATGAAACCCCGCAAAGCGTCGAGACCGGGCTGATGATCGAGACGCCGGCGGTGGCGTTTGCGCCCGAACCCTATCTGGCCTTGTGCGATTTTGCCGCCGTCGGCGCGAACGATCTGATGCAGTATTTCTTCGCGGCTGATCGTCAGAACCCGCAAGTGGCCAATCGCTATGATGTGCTGAGCCCCGCCCCGCTGGCCTTGCTCAGATCCGTGCGCGAGGCGTGCGATGCGGCAGGCAAGCCGGTTTCGGTATGCGGTGAGCTGGCCGGAAAGCCGCTTGAAGCCTGCGTTCTGGCCGGTCTTGGTTACCGGCGGCTCTCCATGTCGGCGGGCAGTATTGGCCCGGTCAAGGCCGCGCTGGGCGAGTGCGATGCGGGCCGTCTTGGCACCTGGCTGGCACACCACATGGCTCCCGGTGCTCCGGACGCGGATAAATCCTTGAGAGAAAAGCTGATCGCGGCTGCGCAAGAAGCCGGAATTTCTTCACGACTTGTTGATAACCGTGCTGCATTTTGA
- a CDS encoding aspartate kinase, with protein MTRLVLKFGGTSMGSPQRIAHSASIVAAEAARGNQVAVVVSAMSGETDRYLGHATSLGGGLGEIETDTVLAAGEQAAAALMALALKQLGLKARSILAWQLPIEVDGVPGSARITGIDGEVLESLLADGVIPVVAGYQGVDAQGRLVTLGRGGTDLSAAAIAAAIGAECDIYTDVDGVFTTDPRIEPAATRLARISHDEMLELAAMGAKVLQTRSVEYAKAKGVAMRVKSSFAAPGASAGTQVLSESALAERRVVSGIAYARAQARIAVPGIEDSASGPGGVFAALAGAGVHVDMIVQGRARSGGSNLEFSVEGRDLRAALQALAGHEGLSSEVGLAKVSVVGTGLRGRADVARTLYGVLEAEAIEVRMLATSEIKISALVNEDALERAVRALHAAYRLDTAVYS; from the coding sequence ATGACACGGCTGGTCCTGAAATTTGGCGGCACCTCCATGGGCAGTCCTCAGCGGATTGCCCATTCGGCCTCCATCGTCGCGGCAGAGGCGGCCAGGGGTAATCAGGTTGCGGTGGTGGTCTCGGCCATGTCCGGCGAGACCGACCGCTATCTGGGCCATGCCACCAGCCTGGGCGGGGGCCTGGGCGAGATCGAGACCGACACGGTGCTGGCCGCCGGTGAGCAGGCGGCTGCCGCCCTGATGGCGCTGGCGCTGAAACAACTGGGCCTGAAAGCGCGCTCAATCCTAGCCTGGCAGTTACCGATAGAGGTGGACGGCGTACCGGGTTCGGCGCGCATTACCGGCATAGATGGCGAGGTGCTGGAAAGCCTGCTGGCCGACGGGGTGATCCCGGTCGTGGCGGGCTATCAGGGCGTGGATGCGCAAGGCCGCCTTGTCACGCTGGGCCGGGGCGGCACCGATCTGTCAGCAGCCGCGATTGCGGCGGCGATAGGGGCCGAGTGCGATATCTACACCGATGTAGACGGCGTCTTCACCACCGATCCGCGCATCGAACCTGCGGCCACGCGCCTTGCGCGCATCTCCCATGACGAGATGCTGGAGCTGGCGGCGATGGGCGCGAAGGTTCTGCAGACCCGCTCTGTCGAGTATGCCAAGGCCAAGGGCGTGGCGATGCGGGTCAAGTCCAGCTTTGCCGCGCCGGGGGCGAGCGCCGGTACGCAAGTGTTGAGCGAGAGCGCGCTGGCCGAACGCCGCGTGGTGTCGGGCATTGCCTATGCCAGAGCGCAGGCGCGCATCGCCGTGCCGGGCATTGAAGACAGCGCCAGCGGGCCGGGCGGCGTGTTTGCCGCGCTGGCGGGGGCGGGCGTGCATGTCGACATGATCGTGCAGGGCCGGGCGCGTTCGGGCGGCTCCAATCTGGAATTTTCCGTGGAGGGGCGTGATCTGCGCGCCGCCCTGCAGGCGCTGGCCGGGCATGAGGGTCTTAGCTCTGAGGTCGGCCTGGCCAAGGTGTCGGTGGTCGGCACCGGCCTTCGCGGACGCGCGGACGTGGCGCGCACGCTCTATGGTGTGCTGGAAGCTGAAGCCATCGAGGTGCGCATGCTGGCCACTTCCGAGATCAAGATTTCAGCACTCGTGAACGAAGATGCGCTGGAACGCGCCGTTCGCGCCCTTCATGCAGCCTACCGGCTGGACACGGCCGTGTACTCATGA
- the ispG gene encoding flavodoxin-dependent (E)-4-hydroxy-3-methylbut-2-enyl-diphosphate synthase, which yields MAVEDHTKVRPWRAIDRRSSRKIRVGSVEVGGDAPISVQSMTNTPTSDARATIDQIRGLEEAGADIVRVSCPDEESTAAFRTIAREAKVPLVADIHFHYKRGIEAAEAGAACLRINPGNIGSMARVKEVVSAARNNGCSIRIGVNAGSLERELLEKYGEPCPDAMVESALNHARILDDLDFREYKISVKASDLFLTVAAYQMLAEATDAPLHLGVTEAGGLRSGTIKSAIGMGSLLWAGIGDTIRVSLSAEPVEEIRAGFDMLKALGLRTRGVNIIACPSCARQGFDVIRTVEALEARLAHISEPISLSIIGCVVNGPGEAAYTDLGFTGGGKGAGMLYFAGQQTEKVSNETMIERIVAAVEDKAAKMRAEREALAAAE from the coding sequence ATGGCGGTCGAGGATCACACCAAGGTCAGGCCCTGGCGGGCGATTGACCGGCGGAGCTCGCGCAAAATCCGTGTCGGGTCTGTCGAGGTCGGCGGCGATGCCCCCATCTCCGTCCAGTCCATGACCAACACGCCCACCAGCGACGCGCGCGCGACAATTGACCAGATACGCGGGCTGGAAGAGGCGGGCGCAGATATTGTGCGCGTCTCCTGCCCGGATGAAGAGTCCACGGCCGCCTTCCGCACGATTGCGCGCGAGGCAAAAGTGCCGCTCGTTGCCGACATTCACTTCCACTACAAGCGCGGCATCGAGGCGGCAGAGGCGGGCGCGGCGTGCCTGCGCATCAATCCGGGCAATATCGGCTCCATGGCGCGCGTGAAGGAGGTTGTTTCCGCTGCGCGCAATAATGGCTGCTCCATCCGTATCGGGGTGAATGCCGGGTCGCTGGAGCGCGAGCTGCTGGAAAAATACGGCGAGCCCTGCCCCGACGCGATGGTGGAAAGCGCCCTCAACCACGCCCGCATTCTCGATGATCTCGATTTCCGCGAATACAAGATCTCGGTGAAGGCGTCTGACCTCTTCCTCACCGTCGCCGCCTATCAGATGCTGGCCGAGGCGACCGACGCGCCCCTGCATCTGGGCGTTACCGAGGCTGGCGGGCTTCGCTCCGGCACGATCAAATCGGCCATCGGCATGGGCTCGCTCCTCTGGGCGGGGATTGGCGATACGATCCGGGTGTCGCTCTCGGCCGAGCCGGTGGAGGAAATCCGCGCTGGCTTTGATATGCTCAAAGCCCTCGGCCTGCGTACGCGCGGGGTGAACATCATCGCCTGCCCTTCGTGTGCGCGGCAGGGCTTTGACGTGATCCGCACGGTGGAGGCGCTCGAAGCGCGGCTTGCCCACATCTCCGAGCCGATCTCGCTCTCCATCATTGGCTGCGTGGTCAATGGCCCCGGCGAGGCGGCCTATACCGATCTGGGGTTCACGGGCGGCGGCAAGGGCGCAGGCATGCTCTATTTTGCCGGCCAGCAGACCGAGAAAGTCTCCAACGAGACCATGATCGAGCGCATCGTCGCCGCGGTGGAGGACAAGGCCGCGAAAATGCGCGCGGAGCGCGAGGCGCTGGCGGCGGCGGAGTAG
- a CDS encoding ArsC/Spx/MgsR family protein: MSLTVYGLKNCETCRKAMTALNEGGRNPAFVDIRAEPSVAGLIPGWIREVGEAKIINRASMTWRKLSDADKARADDAGKLASLLDEHRTLIKRPVIVTGGAVHVGWTKAVQAELGV; this comes from the coding sequence ATGAGCCTTACCGTATACGGACTGAAAAATTGCGAGACCTGCCGCAAGGCAATGACCGCGTTGAACGAAGGCGGGAGAAATCCTGCCTTCGTTGACATTCGCGCCGAACCTTCCGTGGCCGGACTGATCCCCGGATGGATCAGGGAAGTGGGCGAGGCCAAAATCATCAACCGCGCCTCCATGACCTGGCGTAAGCTCTCCGACGCCGACAAGGCGAGGGCTGATGATGCAGGTAAACTCGCCAGCCTGCTCGATGAGCATCGCACGCTGATAAAGCGGCCCGTGATCGTTACCGGCGGCGCGGTACATGTGGGCTGGACGAAGGCTGTGCAGGCCGAATTGGGGGTTTAG
- a CDS encoding MAPEG family protein, with amino-acid sequence MYQSMMVPLLALVCWTLVMWVWMYVTRIPAMKKAGIDPVKLKEKSEMDVLPRSVRQIADNHNHLHEQPVIFYALVTYSHLVGVGDAINIGFAWTYVILRIIHSLVQSTINFIPLRFGIYALATLCLVVIAIRNVIALSV; translated from the coding sequence ATGTATCAATCCATGATGGTGCCGCTGCTGGCGCTGGTGTGCTGGACGCTGGTGATGTGGGTGTGGATGTATGTCACGCGCATTCCGGCCATGAAGAAGGCCGGCATTGATCCGGTCAAGCTGAAGGAAAAGTCCGAGATGGACGTGCTGCCGCGCAGCGTCCGTCAGATTGCGGACAATCATAACCATCTGCACGAGCAGCCGGTCATCTTCTACGCGCTCGTCACCTACAGCCATCTCGTTGGCGTCGGCGATGCCATCAATATTGGCTTTGCCTGGACCTATGTGATCCTGCGCATCATCCACTCGCTGGTGCAGTCCACGATCAATTTCATTCCCTTGCGCTTTGGCATCTACGCGCTGGCCACGCTCTGCCTCGTTGTCATCGCCATCCGCAATGTGATAGCGCTTTCGGTATGA